In Zingiber officinale cultivar Zhangliang chromosome 3B, Zo_v1.1, whole genome shotgun sequence, a single window of DNA contains:
- the LOC122055069 gene encoding uncharacterized protein LOC122055069 — MEDLQPPEPPSNGGAAELIDVPAAPLPGAKRQRRPSVRLGEIGDQPAAIPSDPLMQRPKQWKLSAPGYHAKPRVFHHRLPSKTRQIAAKLDSRGDDGPGTLPPLLPTLPDDGVLLSVDDSLDSLVPGVIKVRRDPKPWRGARRVRSNWVLKADEGMEDADFKTGGGEDAANDGFTEGSDSPSLRRTRGRVRVSDSRGTGPVAEGEAPSDMDGVEWIDPNGFCRSEEDGGVRSWLKELGLSRYAPVFEIHEVDDEVLPLLTLDDLKEMGIQAVGSRRKMFCGIQRLRKNMDS; from the coding sequence ATGGAGGATCTCCAACCGCCGGAGCCACCGTCCAATGGCGGCGCGGCCGAGCTGATTGATGTACCGGCCGCGCCTTTACCCGGTGCCAAGCGGCAGCGTCGCCCTAGCGTGCGCCTTGGGGAGATTGGCGACCAGCCCGCTGCCATCCCCTCGGATCCCCTAATGCAGCGGCCTAAACAGTGGAAGCTTTCAGCTCCCGGATATCACGCCAAGCCTCGTGTTTTCCACCATAGACTGCCTTCCAAGACCCGTCAGATTGCTGCCAAACTTGACTCTCGCGGTGATGACGGGCCGGGCACCCTCCCTCCTCTGCTTCCGACTCTGCCCGACGACGGAGTTCTCCTCTCTGTCGACGATAGCCTCGACTCGCTCGTGCCGGGAGTAATTAAGGTCCGCCGTGATCCGAAGCCGTGGCGGGGTGCAAGGCGGGTTCGATCAAACTGGGTCTTGAAGGCGGATGAAGGCATGGAAGACGCAGATTTCAAAACTGGTGGCGGAGAGGATGCTGCAAATGATGGGTTTACGGAAGGGTCTGATAGCCCGTCTCTCAGGAGGACCAGGGGAAGGGTTAGGGTTTCGGATAGTAGGGGCACTGGTCCTGTTGCGGAAGGGGAAGCCCCTTCAGATATGGATGGGGTAGAATGGATTGACCCGAACGGATTTTGCCGTTCTGAAGAGGATGGAGGAGTGCGGTCATGGCTCAAGGAACTGGGACTGAGTAGGTATGCCCCTGTTTTTGAGATACATGAAGTGGATGACGAGGTGCTGCCTTTGCTGACTCTGGACGATCTGAAAGAGATGGGGATTCAAGCTGTAGGCTCGAGGAGGAAGATGTTCTGTGGCATCCAGAGGCTAAGGAAGAACAtggattcttaa